A window of the Chloroflexus sp. Y-396-1 genome harbors these coding sequences:
- a CDS encoding ROK family protein yields MTHSPLYGGIEAGGTKWVCAIGTGPDDIRAETRFPTTTPAETLSRAVEFFRAHDAEQLAAIGVGSFGPVDLNPLSSLYGYITTTPKPGWANTDVVGTLQRALGRPIGFDTDVNVALLGEQQWGAARDCDVAVYITVGTGIGGGALVGGRLVHGLIHPEMGHIRLVRDPVRDPFTGICPYHGDCLEGLACGPAIKARWHASAEQLPADHPAWELEADYLGQAMATLLCILSPQRIIVGGGVMSQPHMFPRVRAATQRWLNGYLQHHHILVHPEQLIVPPALGSRAGVLGAIALAMRVAG; encoded by the coding sequence ATGACACATTCTCCCCTCTACGGTGGTATTGAAGCCGGTGGCACGAAATGGGTGTGTGCCATTGGCACAGGGCCGGATGATATTCGCGCTGAAACTCGTTTTCCAACCACAACACCTGCCGAGACGCTAAGCCGGGCTGTCGAATTTTTCCGTGCGCATGATGCTGAACAATTGGCTGCAATTGGAGTAGGATCGTTTGGACCGGTTGATCTCAATCCGCTCTCATCATTGTATGGGTATATCACCACCACACCGAAGCCGGGATGGGCAAATACGGATGTGGTTGGCACACTCCAGCGGGCATTAGGGCGACCCATCGGCTTTGATACTGATGTCAATGTGGCCCTGCTCGGTGAGCAACAGTGGGGAGCAGCGCGTGACTGCGACGTTGCTGTGTATATCACGGTTGGTACAGGAATTGGCGGTGGGGCGCTAGTTGGCGGTAGATTGGTGCACGGATTGATCCATCCCGAAATGGGTCATATTCGTCTGGTACGTGATCCGGTACGTGATCCGTTTACCGGTATTTGCCCCTATCACGGTGATTGTCTGGAGGGGTTGGCATGTGGCCCGGCAATCAAAGCGCGTTGGCATGCGTCGGCTGAACAATTGCCTGCCGATCATCCGGCCTGGGAACTCGAGGCCGATTATCTCGGTCAGGCAATGGCGACGTTGCTCTGCATTCTGTCGCCGCAACGCATCATTGTTGGCGGTGGTGTCATGAGTCAGCCACACATGTTTCCACGTGTGCGGGCAGCTACGCAGCGGTGGCTAAACGGCTACTTGCAGCATCACCACATTCTCGTTCACCCCGAACAGTTGATCGTACCGCCAGCATTAGGGTCACGCGCTGGTGTTCTGGGGGCGATTGCCCTGGCGATGAGGGTGGCAGGGTAG
- the lysA gene encoding diaminopimelate decarboxylase — translation MTFAPHVWPETAAVVAGRLFIGGCDTVALAERFGTPLYLLDETTLRGAMRRYRTAFAAAYPGPTRIHYAGKALLNTALAQMVAQEGLGLDVVSATELLVAQRAGVPMERVHLHGNAKSDLELERAIAWRVGAIVVDNLDELTRLRALTAHLAAPQGVLLRVAPAIEADTHAHIATGSATAKFGLPIDCLDEAVAQTLTAPGLRWLGFHAHIGSQLFALDQVSATVEVLAALAARSRDRFGVTPEELSPGGGLGVPYTAEQPATDVEHYAHVVSAAMCRACERHSLPLPRLTVEPGRSIVARAGVALYRVIGRKGERWLHIDGGMADNIRPALYGARYSAMLANRASESAVTKLAVGGRYCESGDVLFREVELPLAEPGDVLAVATAGAYTLSMASNYNLVPRPALVLVGDGKVRLLQRRESEEDVLARDQFLDG, via the coding sequence ATGACATTCGCGCCTCATGTCTGGCCGGAGACGGCAGCCGTTGTCGCTGGTCGTCTGTTCATTGGCGGATGCGACACGGTTGCCTTAGCCGAGCGTTTCGGTACGCCACTGTATCTGCTCGATGAGACAACATTGCGTGGTGCAATGCGGAGATACCGTACTGCATTCGCGGCTGCGTATCCCGGCCCGACAAGGATACATTATGCAGGCAAGGCATTACTGAATACGGCGCTGGCTCAAATGGTGGCCCAGGAAGGGCTGGGGCTGGACGTCGTGTCGGCAACCGAATTACTGGTGGCACAACGGGCCGGCGTTCCAATGGAACGTGTTCACCTGCATGGAAACGCAAAGAGTGATCTTGAATTAGAGCGAGCTATCGCCTGGCGAGTCGGGGCAATTGTGGTTGATAACCTCGATGAACTGACCCGTTTGCGTGCTTTAACGGCTCATCTTGCTGCGCCGCAGGGTGTATTGCTCCGGGTGGCTCCGGCCATCGAAGCCGATACTCATGCGCATATTGCGACGGGGAGCGCTACCGCTAAGTTTGGCTTACCGATCGACTGCCTTGATGAAGCTGTTGCGCAGACACTGACCGCACCCGGCCTGCGTTGGCTAGGTTTCCATGCTCATATCGGATCACAACTCTTCGCGCTTGATCAGGTCTCGGCAACTGTTGAGGTACTGGCAGCGCTAGCGGCCCGGTCGCGTGATCGGTTTGGGGTAACGCCAGAGGAGCTTAGTCCTGGCGGTGGACTTGGGGTACCTTATACCGCCGAGCAGCCAGCAACCGATGTTGAACACTACGCGCACGTTGTGAGTGCGGCTATGTGTCGGGCCTGTGAACGGCATTCTCTTCCGTTGCCACGCCTGACCGTTGAGCCGGGACGTTCAATTGTTGCCCGTGCCGGCGTGGCCTTATATCGGGTGATCGGGCGCAAGGGAGAACGATGGCTGCATATCGATGGCGGGATGGCCGATAATATTCGACCTGCGCTTTATGGTGCTCGCTACAGCGCAATGCTGGCGAACCGGGCCAGTGAATCAGCGGTCACGAAGCTCGCTGTGGGCGGACGTTACTGTGAGTCGGGTGATGTGTTGTTTCGCGAGGTTGAGTTGCCGTTGGCGGAACCGGGTGATGTGCTCGCGGTAGCAACAGCAGGTGCATACACGCTGAGTATGGCCAGCAATTACAATCTCGTGCCTCGTCCGGCACTGGTGTTGGTCGGTGATGGAAAGGTGCGCCTGCTTCAACGCCGTGAAAGTGAGGAAGATGTTCTGGCTCGCGATCAGTTTCTCGATGGGTAG